A single window of Chloracidobacterium sp. DNA harbors:
- the gpmA gene encoding 2,3-diphosphoglycerate-dependent phosphoglycerate mutase, with product MYKLVLIRHGESQWNKENRFTGWKDVDLSEKGVDEAHAAGRLLKAEGFEFDEAYTSVLKRAIRTLWIILDEMDLMWVPETKSWLLNERHYGALQGLNKAETAAEYGEEQVLIWRRSFDIPPHPLELSDERYLGNDPRYRSIGEGRFPSAECLKDTVARVVPYFQSEILPKIQSGKRLIVAAHGNSLRALVKYLDNIADDDIVNLNIPTGVPLVYELDADLRPIKSYYLGDADAVKAAQDAVASQGKAK from the coding sequence ATGTATAAATTAGTCTTAATTCGTCACGGTGAGAGTCAGTGGAATAAGGAAAATCGGTTTACCGGTTGGAAAGACGTTGACCTTTCGGAAAAGGGCGTGGACGAGGCTCACGCCGCAGGCCGTCTCCTGAAAGCAGAGGGTTTTGAATTTGACGAAGCATACACCTCAGTATTAAAACGAGCGATTCGAACACTTTGGATCATTCTCGATGAGATGGACCTAATGTGGGTGCCCGAAACAAAATCGTGGCTACTCAACGAACGCCATTACGGAGCTTTGCAAGGGCTCAACAAGGCGGAGACAGCGGCTGAATATGGCGAAGAGCAAGTGCTGATCTGGCGACGTAGTTTCGACATTCCGCCGCATCCTCTCGAACTGTCGGACGAACGCTATCTTGGTAACGATCCGCGCTATCGATCGATCGGTGAGGGAAGATTCCCGAGTGCCGAGTGTCTCAAGGACACTGTGGCCCGCGTGGTCCCATACTTTCAGTCTGAGATCTTGCCAAAGATCCAGTCCGGAAAACGCCTGATAGTCGCGGCTCACGGGAATAGCCTTAGGGCTCTGGTAAAGTATCTCGATAATATTGCAGACGACGATATCGTAAACTTAAATATCCCGACCGGCGTTCCGCTTGTTTACGAACTAGATGCTGATCTAAGGCCGATCAAGAGTTACTATCTTGGCGACGCCGATGCCGTCAAGGCGGCACAAGACGCAGTCGCAAGCCAGGGCAAAGCGAAGTAA